In Uranotaenia lowii strain MFRU-FL chromosome 2, ASM2978415v1, whole genome shotgun sequence, one genomic interval encodes:
- the LOC129747687 gene encoding fatty acyl-CoA reductase wat-like produces the protein MSSQVKVRLPEFYRDSVILITGVTGFMGQILLEKILYSLRPKKVYVLVRRKRSESVEQRMEEILQGKLFHRVSQSDLLSRIVPLEIDYSHDNLSLSEDQQQILAAEVQVVFHLMSTVNFVEPLEKAFEINVEYTNRFLSLARSFQHLKVLLYVSTFYSNGDKPLVQEKIYDDISFGGYDNVKSILAQLNAYEKTEFTRLVIGKLPNTYTFSKKCTESMINQKFRDLPIGIFRPPVVTSSYLEPLPGWTNNLNGPCGVMAAIHKGILRAFPTDGTKKCQFAPVDFCVNGLLSCAVDLSRSRKNELTIYNYAENIDDFTWGRAKDILVSGIPFFRRILFGNLLIVFTMSPFLCRMGYAVMRLQARIGDFFLRPKDERRSLRVVTERVIAYAEQLKFFCFNEWRLENGNMRRVVDNLHPEDKLQFPCDIREVDWDHLKTVAPGVVRYVLNRPTESESLQSVRSIIDKN, from the exons ATGTCAAGTCAGGTTAAAGTTCGTCTACCGGAATTTTACCGGGACTCTGTGATTTTAATCACCGGCGTTACCGGATTTATGGGTCAGATATTGTTGGAAAAGATCTTGTATAGTCTGCGGCCCAAAAAAGTATATGTTCTGGTGAGAAGGAAGCGATCGGAAAGCGTGGAACAAAGAATGGAGGAAATTCTACAAGGCAAG cTCTTCCACAGGGTCTCTCAGAGTGACCTTCTTTCCCGGATAGTTCCCCTGGAGATCGATTACAGCCACGATAATCTGTCACTGTCCGAAGATCAACAGCAAATACTGGCTGCCGAGGTACAAGTTGTATTCCATCTGATGTCGACGGTGAACTTCGTCGAGCCTCTAGAAAAAGCATTTGAGATCAACGTCGAATATACAAACCGTTTTCTCTCACTTGCGCGATCATTTCAACACTTGAAGGTGCTTTTGTACGTTTCGACCTTCTACTCGAACGGCGATAAACCACTAGTGCAGGAAAAAATCTACGACGACATTTCATTCGGGGGGTACGACAATGTTAAAAGCATCTTAGCTCAGTTGAACGCCTACGAGAAGACAGAATTCACGCGATTAGTGATCGGAAAACTACCCAACACTTATACCTTCAGCAAGAAATGTACAGAGTCGATGATAAACCAAAAGTTCAGGGATCTTCCTATCGGAATTTTTCGACCCCCAGTCG ttaCTTCCAGCTATCTTGAACCGTTACCAGGCTGGACTAATAATCTGAACGGACCCTGTGGAGTTATGGCTGCCATCCATAAAGGAATTCTAAGGGCCTTCCCAACCGATGGAACCAAAAAGTGCCAATTCGCTCCGGTTGACTTCTGTGTCAATGGTTTGCTGAGTTGTGCGGTAGACCTTAGCCGCTCTCGAAAGAATGAGCTCACAATTTACAACTACGCGGAGAATATCGATGATTTTACATGGGGCAGAGCGAAGGATATTTTGGTCAGCGGTATTCCCTTTTTCAGGAGAATACTCTT TGGTAATCTACTGATAGTGTTCACCATGAGTCCGTTTCTCTGTCGCATGGGATACGCCGTTATGCGGCTACAGGCAAGAATCGGGGACTTCTTCCTAAGACCCAAGGACGAACGCCGCAGTCTCAGGGTGGTTACCGAACGTGTGATCGCCTACGCTGAGCAGCTCAAGTTCTTCTGCTTCAACGAGTGGCGATTGGAAAATGGAAACATGCGTCGGGTAGTGGATAACCTTCACCCGGAAGATAAATTACAGTTTCCATGTGATATTCGAGAGGTCGACTGGGACCATTTGAAGACCGTTGCACCAGGAGTGGTACGGTACGTGTTGAATCGCCCGACTGAAAGTGAATCTCTTCAATCGGTTCGTAGTATaatagataaaaattaa